Part of the Deinococcus sp. QL22 genome is shown below.
CGAGGCCGAGGTGCGCTTTGAGTACGGCAACAGCGTGACTCCAGCGATGCAGTACCACGTCAGCCACGTGGAAGCCCAGCCGGAGCGGATGATCGTCCACCTGCGGACACCGGGCGTGCAGTGCAAGGCGGGAGATGCCTGTGGTCTGCCCATCAGCGACTCCACCGAGTCGGCCGATGGCTGCGCGCCGGACAGCGGGTGCTGCTCGCCAGCCCCCGTTCAGTTGATGACCTTGGGGTGATGGGTTCATCCGCTCGCCAGCGTCTGATGGTCTGGACGCTGGCGCTTTTGGCGACGGTGGCGTATGGCGCGCTGTATTACGCCCAGCCCTTGCTGGCGGTCGCGACGGAGCAGGCCTATGGTTGGAGCCGCACGCAGACCAGTTTGGCCTTCACTCTGGCGTTGCTGGCCACGGCCTTTCTCGCACCCCGAGTCGGGCGAGTCCTCGATCAAGGGCACGGACGAACCTGGCTCGCTCTCGGCGCACTGCTGGGTGGTCTGGCCTTCGGGCTGTTGGCCTGGACGAGCAATTACGTTCTCTTTGTGGCCGCTTGGCTGCTCGCAGGCGCGGCCATGAGTTTGACCTTCTACGAAGCGGTATTCACGGTGCTGGGGCAACAGGTGGGGGGATCGGCCCGCCGTTCGGCCACCCTGACGGTCACTCTGATTGCTGGACTGGCGAGCACTGTGTTTGTCCCGCTCACTACTGCGCTGTTGGGGCAGGGGGGGTTACAGACCGCGCTGTGGTGCCTGGCCAGTCTTCTGATGGGTGTGGGTGTGTTGGTGTGGTGGATCATCCCCGCCAGTGGGCTGGTTCAGGCACACCGCGCCGTTGTCCCCTTTACGCCCGATTTGACCTTTTCACGACTGGTCTGGGCGTTTACTTTGTCACGGATGGTGACTGTTGGCATCGGTCTCCAGCTGGCCCCCTTGCTCCTGGCGTCGGGCTATCCCCCAGGCATGGCTGCCGCGTTGACAGGACTGATGGGTGTGGCGGCCCTGCCAGGACGGGTGATTTTTGCGCCGCTGCTCCAGTACTGGGGAGTCCAGACGCTCACCGCGATCCTCTTGGGTTTAGTGGGCGTCGGCGCACTGCTGCTGCACTTCAGGGCATCTCTGCCTCTGACCGCCCTGGGGATCGTGCTCTTTGGAGTGGCCAATGGCGCCTTGACCCTGGCCCGCAGTGAACTGCTGGTGACGTGGTATCCCCCGGCCCAGTTTGGCACTGTGAATGGTCGTCTGGCCTGGCCCGTCAATCTGGCGCAGGCCTTGACGCCCTTCGGGATGGGGCTGTTGTTCGTTGGGACGGGTGGCTACGGGTGGTCACTCACGATTCTGACAGGCTTGGCAGCCTGGTCTGTGTGGAGTTTACTGAGCCGATCTACAGGTACAAACGAGCTCTCAATAGGGTGACTCTCGACAAAAACTTGGTGCTGAATACTGCTGGCCGAGGTGGCGGCCTCGGTCACTTCGAGAATCCGAAGACTGAGGACGGTGATGCTTTATCGGACAAAGCAAAGTGGTGTGACCTACATGCAGTAAATGCGTCATTCAGGCTGAAATATCGAAGGTGGCTTCTGGATCACCTTTCTCTTTGCTGCTTA
Proteins encoded:
- a CDS encoding MFS transporter; this translates as MGSSARQRLMVWTLALLATVAYGALYYAQPLLAVATEQAYGWSRTQTSLAFTLALLATAFLAPRVGRVLDQGHGRTWLALGALLGGLAFGLLAWTSNYVLFVAAWLLAGAAMSLTFYEAVFTVLGQQVGGSARRSATLTVTLIAGLASTVFVPLTTALLGQGGLQTALWCLASLLMGVGVLVWWIIPASGLVQAHRAVVPFTPDLTFSRLVWAFTLSRMVTVGIGLQLAPLLLASGYPPGMAAALTGLMGVAALPGRVIFAPLLQYWGVQTLTAILLGLVGVGALLLHFRASLPLTALGIVLFGVANGALTLARSELLVTWYPPAQFGTVNGRLAWPVNLAQALTPFGMGLLFVGTGGYGWSLTILTGLAAWSVWSLLSRSTGTNELSIG